One Danio rerio strain Tuebingen ecotype United States chromosome 7, GRCz12tu, whole genome shotgun sequence genomic window, cttcaacgcttgacagagggcgtgtctgaagttgagggtggagcgatcgtcatagaagcgtcagccaatgaaattcagtttgcaataggccactgtctagctggtgtatttgcatacagcgatcagATTGCCTGacatcggcgcttgaaaagttgagctagtcccaacttctgcagcgagaaACGCCTGTGAAAgtgcgccgacggatccacaatgcagtttggcaacacttgacatcacccattcaaagtgaatgggaagcgttgacgctgacaaccccgtgtgaatggggcgttatgcccaccttaagacttgtttacagaaagaatgggacaaaattacacctgaaacacttcatcacttggtgtcttcagtccctaaacgtcttttaagtgttgtgaaaaggaatggcaacattacaaagtggtaaatgctttactgtttcaactttttttaaaatgtgttgcaagaaccaataTTGGAATacagtttataaaaaaagaacaatgaaaataatgaggaacacattaaatgcTTGTTgaattgtctgcaatgaaataagtCAAATTTAGAAATCAGTACTTTCTTTTTTGTCTGGTTTTTCagactttttctgatttgtggtAGTAGACTCACTACCAGGGTTTTTATCAGTCTTAGAATCAAGTCATGAGGTTTCTTGTTCATCTTTTATCAGTTTGACGATGCATGTGCTTGTGGATGTTTGTGGTGAATATGCAGCTCAAAAAACTTCAAAAGTAAAGGCCTCTGATGTGGTGCAACGGCTGGATCTTTAAAAGCTCATGTTTTATATAGTGAACCTCCAGTGCTACACATATTATAAGATTCCAGTAGATAATGATATATAAGAAAAAGTATTTTGCCATTAATCTAAGATTAACGTGTACAGCATTTttatcataattcaacatttactaatgcattcatAAAATTTTTGTTGTCAAATTAAAGTATTCATTTgtgataatttaaaataatgtacaaaaaaagTCATTCATTATTAGTTAACTTGTTAAAACACACTGCACAACATAAGAGTTGTACAGTGTGTTAAAAAGTCAACTTACaatgaattactttttttttacattattttacattaactttaacaaagatgaataaatactcagcaatgtaatgttatgtattgtttattgtttgttcaagtTTGTGAATATTTTAAGTGATATTAATGtactaattaaaatgtattgtaaaagTTTAACCATTTATTCTTTCTGTTGAATCCTTAAAATAAACTTGCACTTCTCAACCATCAAACCATTCAtttgcaatcttataccaaataCAGAAATAAGGGCAGTTTTAACAGCTAAAATTGTGGGAGAGCATTGCTATTATGTGACTgtaatatggagcaattaagtgtaAAGTTatatcaaaattaaataattcacagaatattttaaaaataaaatgatttattgacAATAATTTGCTATGGTTATGCTAAATAAGTAACAAAATAACAATAGcatgaaatgataaaaacacaTAATATCAAATGTACTCAGCTTGAATATAAAATAGGAAAAACCGggtgggggggttgggggggttcAGAAAGTAGAgccagaaaagaaaataaaagagacGGCAAGTTTATAATCCAACTTTGCCTCttccttgaccatgtgaccaaagcccaaatactgagacattgCAACTGACCAATAAGAACTTCATCAATATCTGACCACAACTTAAGTCCACACACATTTTAGCCATGCCCTGATCTTTATCAGCCATCTGTATGGTTTGCAAGACATggtttgcaataaaaacaaatgcatatgatcatTTACATTCTTTTAGCATCAATcactaaatatttaatattaaaatacaaaaaatctttttttaagctTGAGAATGATAATAAAGCTCAAGAAAAAAAGAGTCAAAATGAGTAAAGAGGGACAAAAATCACTTCTATTGGTTTACATTGTGCTGATATATTTATAgactaaaaatatttacaattaaccaaaatcaaaattataaaaagaaaatgtaatgtGTGAACTGGTAAAATTATTAACAAACCTAAACAACCACAATAAAAACCACAATAATCTACACCAGCAATTATCTCATAAAGTGCTTACTGGTCTGTGTATAAACACAGATAGTTTCTTCTTGGCTAGTTGTCACTGAAGAGCTTTGCAAGGCAACATAATTGAAGTAATTTGTATCAACCTGCAGAGAACAAATAAGAGAAATATTATCAGTGGATTTTCACGGGTATTCTTTGTGTACACTGTGATGCTTATATCATGCTCTTAtcgtcagtttttttttaaagatcatgtCCAACTGATATTCACAGGTGATGAACAGAGCAAATGTGTACAATTACTGACATTAGATGGATGCCTATTGGAACACAAAAACACCCCAATACACAAGGTGGCGCTGCACAATTTTATGCTTCTGACTCTTGCTACACAGAAGAGGCAGTGGCATCCCTATTCGCATACTATCTGTCCTAAATAGTTTTAGAAAAAATAGAACcagtatgtcccaaaccatagtatgtttAAAAGAGTATGTCAAAGGTGCCCGATTAGTGTACGATTTccagtaaaaataaaagtgtagAACCATCCATAACTGCTAATATTGCCCACAGTACATTGCTGGACGTGAATTTGTTTAGAATTATAAAttcgggtaaaaaaaaaaaaaaaaaaaaaaaaactacaaacatggcggacatGCAGAATGAACTGTCAAGTAGAGAGGATTTGGTAAAGCTGTTTGAATGACTAATATCTGGCCaactgaaaaatatttaaattgtgtttttgcgCGTTATAGTTCAACTACAGCAACACTGTGAACATATCAAGACGTGTTTGGAAATTAActtttgaatgaataattatccaaagacctgaaaagatttctctgcatgaaagactcgaaAGGCAGactatcctgctgctgcttctccaataaggtaagtagttaaatatgaaaaaaatatggaTGATATTGAGATGATTGATAGGGAACATAACTAAGCAACAAAACGATCTGTtaatgaggaagtagtatgtctCAAAGCTTGCATAATCTTGTTACACAAGTATATACCTTCACAAAAGTAGTACATACTTTTAGTACAAGTATGCAAATTAAAAAGGTTGTTGCTTGAAGAGATGCACCTGGCAAAGCTATATGtattaaattgaattttattaaggtctacacctactccaatcCTAACCCCGACCCTCACAGTAAGGTAAGAACAGTAATTACACCaagtatttttcatattatttattattagttaatcCTGTGACTAACTTCAGAATGTTAAGATCGTGTCTGTAAGAACACACGCAAACTTGGGGCGTTAAAGCTCCAATGAACACAAATATTGAAGAGTATGGGATCAGATATAAATCAATACTCTAAATTGACTCATGACTGAAAAATGTAACCCATTCCTAATCAGAAATACAGACTTAAATTGGCGACGGTCACCTAAAATTGAAGTCAAATTAAATTTGGAACATGAAACAAACATGAATTCTGATAAATATAATTCTTTTCAGAAACGCTAGAAAAAGCAAACACTTATTTAACATTTCAACCATTCATCAGATTTCATTGTCGGGTACATCTGTAATTTTTATTCATGTCACAGAACATTCAAACACAATGTTTCAAAACAATCTAGTTTTAAAACTAGATGCTGTGTGCAGCATCTGTCTTTAGCAAGCCCCAAGGGGGAAATATTTTACACACAAGCATACACCAGAAAATAGAACAAAGTTGTGAATTCTGAAGAGACTTGAGTTATGAATGTACTTAAAGCTTAAAATTATGCTtgccattacaaaaaaaataaacatttctaaatatattaaatgcaaagcatatgttttacattgtaatgaTATtccataatattatatttaatactaaTAAATGAAAGCACATTTATGCAGTATACGAgatgttttaaaaacatgaacaacTTTACTGaccttatattttttttatcactaCTGTGCATATTTAAGGGATTTAAATGAAATGTAGTTTGAAATGTAGTAGGTGTAGGAAATGATTTAAGATAAAATTTGGAAAGATCAACAAATTGTATTGTAGCTTCTACAGTTTTGCATTTATCCACATTCAGATTTTCCTATGTTTTTAATACACAGGCAAAATAGGACCCTtactataaaaaattatttttcaatctctaaaagtttaaagaagaataaaaaatatataaacataattaccTGAATAACTCGACTTAAAATTTGCTCTGAAGCATCTGTGGAACATAATAACTTTGTAAAATTACAGATCACTGATCTGAATGTCAGAAACAAATGTATTGTCACTGTAGGTAACAAGTAATAGTAATACTATGAGtaaagtatttgtatttattatataacatACTGTACTTACCTTCTTTGCAATATGTGCAAATCATCAGAAATATGTTCACAATAATGGATATTGCACTTATTACAGACAGGATCAGAACGACTGGACTCCAAAACGAGGATTCAGGTGTGATGATGATGTTCGTTTCTGAAAGACATACAACATTctgtaaatacattaatatgCTATACATCTGAAAATCATCATACACTCTACAAATGActtgtgctgcttgttcaaacaacttatttaaaaatttgttatAACAACCCAGTTCTTAAGTTTTTTGGgaaatcttaattgttttatgttaagtcTACTTGAATGTCAAAATTATTCGGttaacaatcaatttgtgttgggacaacgtgtatcaattgtgtggaaccacaCATTTTTTTACGGTGTAggcatttgtttttattgcaaaacaatgtCTATTAAAAGGCACAATACAAATTCCAAAACGCACAAAAGTGCTAATAAAGATGTGGGGTCTCGCTATAAATGTGGCGTACACACAAAACGGGTGGAAACATGCATACTAACCGTACATCATTTCCCACATAAAGGGTGGAATGGGAGAATTAAACTctaagtaaacatatttaacctTAATAGTGGCTTATTTGAACCACTATAAAATAGAAACGATAATTacttataaacaaactaaaaatatttctGGCATACGTTCACTTTGAGGAAGGTTTGAATGCAAAGTTTAAAGAAACTCCAGGCTGTAGATTGATGTGTATATTTGTGAATGTTTTTAGTAATGGAAGGAATAAAAGAGTATTCGAACTGTTGCCTTGTCTCTTTGTTTGGTTCTCTTGCTTTCTGTCTTGTCACAAGTTTTGATTACAAGTTTTGATTACAAATTCAGTTGTAATCACAGCAAAATATggttattaaatcatttaataaagtattgtgtgaattacttttgatttaatattaatactaaacTGCAACGCATTTGCTGAAGGTGGTTAAACTAGAAACATAGTTTTTACAACATCATCCTTATAACATTTTTTGAATCATTCGGCAATACTACAGCTTGAACCACTGCAGTAAACACTGCCTTATAAACgtttatgtatattttagaaTGCAAAATCTGTCATTAACTCACCATTATGTAGCAGAATCGTTCCTTCTCCAAACATCATGATGTTCAGGAAAAATTTAGCACAATAATAGGTTGCAAAATCCTCTTTCTCCAAGTGAATGATACTTAAATTATAAGAGCCACTTGCAATTGTGATAAAGAATCGATTAGTGTTGTTAAAGGCATTTTGATATGTAACTCTTCCTGAGTTGGGAGCTGAATGTGCTATAAGAAGGGGTTTCTTGCCAGCTGAATGTTTATACCATGAAATAGTGGTTATAAAGTCATCAGAGTGAAAACAGGGTAAAGTCACGCTGCTTCCAAGTTCAGCAACTACCAGTGGCTGCTGatgaataaaatcttcttcacagGTCCCatctaaaacaacaaaaacaatcaaataacaatatgaaacaaaactaatttaaaacaaagcttaataaaatttgcataaaacaaaacacattttataaatgtttaggcTTCACAGCATATTTAATTTCTTGGTTTCTACAAGTTTCACTCTGCCTTTAACTTTGAAATAAACAGAGatttgtaattaattatgttAATCATCAATATTGACAGATATAAATTTAATTGTGGTGTTTTTTGTCATTATGAACCAACATTTTAAACTTACATGCGAATGTGAAGAGAAAGAAGGTAAAACAACCTTGTAAGCTCATTTTGCAGCACCtgatagaaagaaaaaaagaacatgtCAAAAAAATCTGGaacatgaaaataattaaatattaaagttacaaatttaTCTCTAACAACTGAACAAAAGTACTTTactacatttattaatttgatgaaaaacattttaaatggtcTACTTACTGTACAACCTCAGgagaaatgtattattaaaaaaaaaaagaaacttaatatTACAGTCCGCTTAATATTGATTGAGCCACAGATAAGGTCCACAATGTTCAGTTCAGAAAACCACCATACAATACAAGTTAAACAACAGACTGCTTCCTCTTCAATGCACAGCAGTGGTCAATCATAAGACacggaaatgtaaaaaaaaaaaaaaaaaaaaaaagggcagaGCCAGCTTCGTTTAGAATCTCTCTTAATAGACGCTTGAACAAGTATAGTGATCAAATAAACAGATAACATGAGAAATGCAAACCTACATCATGGGGCAATTAGTTTAATTTCTGAGTTGTGTTATTTTGCGAGTGCACTTTAAAGCCGACAacattgtttaaaactattttaagtagGCAAGAGGTGAACTTAAGGTGCGAGTGAATGTGTGAAAGGTTAGAAGGGTTTAACATGCAATAAATCAAAATGCACTACAAAAGAAACTTATAATTGGCCAGTAGGTCTTAAAATGAGCAGA contains:
- the nitr3d gene encoding novel immune-type receptor 3d precursor (The RefSeq protein has 1 substitution compared to this genomic sequence); amino-acid sequence: MSLQGCFTFFLFTFAYGTCEEDFIHQQPLVVAELGSSVTLPCFHSDDFITTISWYKHSAGKKPLLIAHSAPNSGRVTYQNAFNNTNRFFITIASGSYNLSILHLEKEDFATYYCAKFFLNIMMFGEGTILLHNETNIIITPESSFWSPVVLILSVISAISIIVNIFLMICTYCKEDASEQILSRVIQVDTNYFNYVALQSSSVTTSQEETICVYTQTSKHFMR
- the nitr3d gene encoding novel immune-type receptor 3d isoform X1 — its product is MSLQGCFTFFLFTFAYGTCEEDFIHQQPLVVAELGSSVTLPCFHSDDFITTISWYKHSAGKKPLLIAHSAPNSGRVTYQNAFNNTNRFFITIASGSYNLSIIHLEKEDFATYYCAKFFLNIMMFGEGTILLHNETNIIITPESSFWSPVVLILSVISAISIIVNIFLMICTYCKEDASEQILSRVIQVDTNYFNYVALQSSSVTTSQEETICVYTQTSKHFMR